A stretch of DNA from Paenibacillus albus:
CGCTGTAGATGAAATTCTCGGCTCGGCGGACGGCAAACGGATGTTTACATCGATTTTGAATGCATGGAGGGAACAACATGGCGCAGCAGTTAACGGCTAAGGAGCCAACAGCAGAACAAATCGCGGATCAGCGCATCTATACGCAGTTCGGCGTTACAGATTATGAATATGAGCTCGTTTGCGGTTTTCTAGGCCGTAAGCCGAACTACACCGAGATCGGTGTATTCAGCGTCATGTGGTCGGAGCACTGCTCCTACAAGAATTCGAAGAAGATTCTGAAGAAGTTCCCAATCACAGGACCTAAGGTTCTGATGGGACCAGGCGAAGGCGCGGGTATTGTTGACATCGGCGATAACCAAGCGGTCGTGTTCAAAATCGAATCGCATAACCATCCATCCGCAGTTGAGCCGTATCAAGGCGCAGCAACAGGCGTTGGCGGTATTATCCGTGACATTTTCTCCATGGGCGCTCGTCCTGTAGCATTGCTGAACAGCTTGCGTTTCGGTAACCTTGAGAACTCGCGCGTAAAATATCTGTTCGAGAACGTAGTCAGCGGTATCGCGGGCTATGGCAACTGTATCGGTATTCCGACGGTAGCAGGCGAAGTGATGTTCGACGAGAGCTACGAGGGTAACCCGCTCGTAAACGCAATGTGCGTCGGTTTGATCGACCATGACAAGATCCAGCGCGGTGTTGCAAAAGGTGTAGGCAACCCGGTGTTCTACGTTGGTCCAGCAACAGGTCGTGACGGTATCCATGGTGCTACATTCGCATCGGTTGAGCTGTCCGAAGAGTCCGAAGAGAAGCGTACAGCGGTGCAAGTGGGCGATCCGTTCATGGAGAAGCTCGTTATGGAAGCAACGCTTGAGCTGATCGATTCCGGCATCGTAGTCGGTATTCAAGATATGGGCGCAGCAGGTCTTACTTGTTCGAGCGCCGAGATGGCATCCAAAGCAGGAAACGGCCTTGAGCTGTACCTCGACGAAGTGCCGCAGCGTGAAGAAGGCATGACGCCTTATGAAATGATGCTGTCGGAGTCGCAAGAGCGTATGCTGTTCGTCGTTGAGCCGCAGCATGAAGCGCAAGCTCAAGAGATCTTTGATCGTTGGGGCATTATCTGCGTGAAGGTAGGTAAAGTGACGGACGACGGCCGTCTGCGCCTGTTCCATCAAGGTGAAGAAGTGGCGAACATGCCGGTAAAAGCGCTCGTTGACGAGTGCCCGATGTATGACAAACCATCCGCTGAGCCAGCTTATTACGCGGCTAACGCTGCAATTGATACAACAGCTTATCCAGAAGTTACTGACCTTACTGGTGCCCTTAAGCAAGTATTGGGTTCGCCGACAGTTGCGAGCAAAGAGTGGGTCTACAACCAATACGATTACATGGTTCGCACGAGCACAGCGGTTCAACCGGGCTCCGATGCTGCTGTAGTAACGATTCGCGGCACACGCAAGGCGCTTGCGATGACAACGGACTGCAACGGACGCTATGTGTACCTCGATCCAGAGGTTGGCGGACGTATCGCGGTTGCGGAAGCAGCGCGTAACATCGTTTGCTCCGGCGCTGAGCCGCTGGCAATTACGGACAACCTGAACTTCGGTAACCCGGAGAAGCCGGAAGTGTTCTGGCAAATCGAGAAGGCAGCAGACGGTATTTCCGAAGCTTGCCGTACGCTCGATACACCGGTTATCGGCGGTAACGTCAGCTTGTACAACGAGAATGCGAAAGGCGCGATCTACCCGACGCCGGTTATCGGCATGGTTGGACTCGTGCACGACGTTGATCATATTACGACGCAAGGCTTCAAGGCTGAGGGCGATGTTATCATCCTCGCGGGCGAAACGAAGCATGAAATGGGCGGCAGCGAACTGCAATACGTGCTGAGCGGCAAGAGCGAAGGACGTCCTCCGCAAATCGACTTGGCAACAGAGAAGAAGCTGCTTGACGGCGTGCTTGGCGCAATTCGTGAAGGTTATGTCGCTTCGGCGCATGACTTGTCCGAGGGCGGTCTGGCAGCAGCAATCGCGGAATCCGCGATTAGCGGCAAGCTTGGCGCTGAAGTGAACGTAGAAACAAGCCTCCGTGCAGATGCAGCGCTGTTCAGCGAATCGCAATCCCGTATCCTGCTTTCGGCGAAGCCGGAGCATGCGGCAGCGCTTCAGCAATACCTGACAGCGCAAGGCGTTCCGAATGCCGCAATCGGTACGGTTCGCGGCAACGAGGTTGTTGCATCCGTTAACGGCAAACCGGGCATTAACGCTAGCATTGCAGAACTGGAGAAGGTTTGGAAGGATGCGATCCCATGTCTGATGAAATAAAACAGCTGCCGAAGCTGTGGACAGGCGATCACTATAACGAAGGCATTGGCCGGGATGATATTTTTGATAAATTGCGTGAGGAGTGCGGCGTATTCGGGGTGTTCGGCATCCCGGATGCTTGCTCGCTCGGTTACTACGGCCTGCATGCGCTGCAGCATCGCGGCGAAGAGAGTGCCGGAATGGCGGCGGTTGATTCCGCTACCGGCAAATTCACGCATTACCGCAACATGGGCCTTGTAAAGGAAGTGTTCGACCAGCAGAAGCTGGACGGACTTCCCGGCGACCGTGTAATCGGCCACGTTCGTTACTCGACCGCAGGCGAGAGCAAGTTGGCGAATGCACAGCCGCTCATCTTTAAATACCGCGACGGCGATCTCGCCGTAGCAACGAACGGTAACATCGTAAACGCACCGTCGATTCGTAAGGAGCTTGAGAGCCAAGGCTCGATCTTCCAAACGTCGAGCGACACGGAAGTTATCGCGCATTTGATCGCTCGTTCGA
This window harbors:
- the purL gene encoding phosphoribosylformylglycinamidine synthase subunit PurL; its protein translation is MAQQLTAKEPTAEQIADQRIYTQFGVTDYEYELVCGFLGRKPNYTEIGVFSVMWSEHCSYKNSKKILKKFPITGPKVLMGPGEGAGIVDIGDNQAVVFKIESHNHPSAVEPYQGAATGVGGIIRDIFSMGARPVALLNSLRFGNLENSRVKYLFENVVSGIAGYGNCIGIPTVAGEVMFDESYEGNPLVNAMCVGLIDHDKIQRGVAKGVGNPVFYVGPATGRDGIHGATFASVELSEESEEKRTAVQVGDPFMEKLVMEATLELIDSGIVVGIQDMGAAGLTCSSAEMASKAGNGLELYLDEVPQREEGMTPYEMMLSESQERMLFVVEPQHEAQAQEIFDRWGIICVKVGKVTDDGRLRLFHQGEEVANMPVKALVDECPMYDKPSAEPAYYAANAAIDTTAYPEVTDLTGALKQVLGSPTVASKEWVYNQYDYMVRTSTAVQPGSDAAVVTIRGTRKALAMTTDCNGRYVYLDPEVGGRIAVAEAARNIVCSGAEPLAITDNLNFGNPEKPEVFWQIEKAADGISEACRTLDTPVIGGNVSLYNENAKGAIYPTPVIGMVGLVHDVDHITTQGFKAEGDVIILAGETKHEMGGSELQYVLSGKSEGRPPQIDLATEKKLLDGVLGAIREGYVASAHDLSEGGLAAAIAESAISGKLGAEVNVETSLRADAALFSESQSRILLSAKPEHAAALQQYLTAQGVPNAAIGTVRGNEVVASVNGKPGINASIAELEKVWKDAIPCLMK